In Cupriavidus taiwanensis, the following proteins share a genomic window:
- the acpS gene encoding holo-ACP synthase — protein MIYGIGTDIIQIARVQGVMTRTNGRFAEKVLGPDELAKYHARKARSEKRGLAFLATRFAAKEAFSKAIGLGMRWPMTWRAMELMNLPSGEPTAVCHGELAAWLAERGLVVRVSVSDEHDYAVAFAIAERSGAAASQPTAL, from the coding sequence GTGATTTACGGCATCGGCACCGACATCATCCAGATCGCGCGCGTGCAGGGCGTGATGACGCGCACCAACGGCCGTTTCGCCGAAAAGGTGCTGGGCCCCGACGAACTGGCCAAATACCACGCCCGCAAGGCCCGTTCGGAAAAGCGCGGCCTGGCGTTCCTGGCGACGCGCTTCGCGGCCAAGGAGGCGTTCTCCAAGGCGATCGGCCTGGGCATGCGCTGGCCGATGACGTGGCGCGCGATGGAACTGATGAACCTGCCGTCCGGCGAGCCCACCGCGGTGTGCCATGGCGAACTGGCTGCGTGGCTGGCGGAACGCGGGCTGGTCGTGCGGGTCAGTGTCAGTGACGAACATGATTACGCAGTCGCCTTCGCCATTGCCGAGCGCAGCGGCGCGGCGGCGTCTCAACCTACAGCCTTGTGA
- the pdxJ gene encoding pyridoxine 5'-phosphate synthase, with protein sequence MIFHANPGVIDLGVNIDHVATLRNARGTVYPDPIRAALLAEQAGADLITLHLREDRRHIRDADVRALRPQLATRMNLECAITQEMLDIACEIRPQDVCLVPERREEVTTEGGLDVAGRFEQVKAACAQLAGAGIRVSLFIDPDADQIAAAAACGAPVIELHTGRYADAHTPQEQAAEFRRIADGADAGQKHGLVVNAGHGLHYTNVQPIAALPGIKELNIGHAIVAHAVFAGWENAVREMKAIMVAARLGTQYPAGGTPA encoded by the coding sequence ATGATCTTCCACGCAAATCCGGGCGTCATCGACCTTGGCGTCAATATCGACCACGTGGCCACGCTGCGCAATGCGCGCGGCACGGTGTACCCTGATCCCATTCGCGCCGCGCTGCTGGCGGAACAGGCCGGCGCCGACCTGATCACGCTGCACCTGCGCGAAGACCGCCGCCATATCCGCGATGCCGACGTGCGCGCGCTGCGCCCGCAGTTGGCCACGCGCATGAACCTGGAATGCGCAATCACGCAGGAGATGCTCGACATCGCCTGCGAGATCCGCCCGCAGGACGTGTGCCTGGTGCCGGAGCGCCGCGAAGAGGTGACCACCGAGGGCGGGCTGGACGTGGCCGGACGCTTCGAGCAGGTCAAGGCCGCGTGCGCGCAGCTCGCCGGTGCCGGCATCCGCGTGTCGCTGTTCATCGATCCGGATGCCGACCAGATCGCCGCGGCCGCTGCCTGCGGCGCGCCCGTGATCGAACTGCATACCGGGCGCTATGCCGATGCGCATACGCCGCAGGAGCAGGCGGCCGAGTTCCGCCGCATCGCCGACGGGGCCGATGCCGGCCAGAAGCACGGCCTGGTGGTCAATGCCGGCCACGGGCTGCACTACACCAACGTGCAGCCGATCGCGGCACTGCCGGGCATCAAGGAGCTGAACATCGGCCATGCCATCGTCGCGCACGCGGTATTCGCGGGCTGGGAGAACGCGGTGCGCGAGATGAAGGCGATCATGGTGGCCGCGCGCCTGGGCACGCAATATCCTGCCGGGGGCACCCCGGCGTGA